A genome region from Plasmodium vivax chromosome 11, whole genome shotgun sequence includes the following:
- a CDS encoding long chain polyunsaturated fatty acid elongation enzyme, putative (encoded by transcript PVX_113465A), whose protein sequence is MALNIAFINNLGENILKFFNPKLKYGRRVTKNWFMMNPTHFFLAFLFYVLFVLATYGYNAYYASKLKADKGLSKIKSSSSSKTKNARFDAILGKAIPLYNLLQVLLSLVITVMTIFEVRKRKFALLHNYVDFSKTNIALCCWLFYVNKLFDFMDTVLIVLRKKWNQFTFLHVYHHISVFLIMWVNTSVGYDGDIYYVITVNSIVHFIMYLYYFLASMKFNVPVFAKACVTYIQMIQFLAIIIPSFCVLFLKYNSYYPRRLIALSFYYCISLLLLFVHFAYNAYIRPKKKVA, encoded by the exons ATGGCCCTCAACATAGCCTTCATAAACAACCTTGGAgagaacattttaaaattttttaaccccaAGTTGAAGTATGGCAGAAGAGTTACGAAGAACTGGTTCATGATGAACCCCACCCATTTCTTTTTGGCCTTCCTCTTTTACGTTTTATTTGTTCTGGCCACCTATGGGTATAATGCCTACTACGCCTCTAAGCTGAAGGCAGACAAGGGGCTGTCAAAGATAAAGTCTTCTTCAAGTTCCAAGACGAAGAATGCTCGCTTTGACGCCATTTTGGGAAAGGCCATCCCCCTGTACAACTTGTTGCAG GTCCTCCTCAGCTTAGTAATCACCGTGATGACCATTTTCGAAGTGCGCAAGAGAAAATTCGCCCTCCTCCACAATTACGTTGACTTTTCAAAGACCAACATTGCGCTCTGCTGCTGGCTCTTCTACGT GAACAAACTGTTTGACTTCATGGACACCGTGCTGATCGTGCTGAGAAAGAAGTGGAACCAGTTCACCTTCCTCCACGTGTACCACCACATCTCCGTCTTCCTCATCATGTGGGTCAACACCAGCGTGGGATACGACGGGGACATCTACTACGTCATCACGGTCAA ctcCATCGTGCACTTCATCATGTACCTGTACTACTTCCTCGCGAGCATGAAATTCAACGTCCCAGTGTTCGCCAAGGCCTGCGTGACGTATATCCAAATGATACAG TTCCTCGCCATCATCATCCCATCGTTCTGCGTTTTGTTTTTGAAATACAATTCCTATTACCCCAGAAGACTGATCGCCTTGAGTTTTTACTACTGCATCTCTTTGCTACTTttgtttgttcattttgcctACAACGCGTACATAcgacccaaaaaaaaagtcgcttaa
- a CDS encoding hypothetical protein, conserved (encoded by transcript PVX_113490A), with product MGLAVFENDKNLSFNGVDKIVDDVYKDNLNFLQKSKSELERKETDQFSFSIDNLLILLEEEEQRRHGERDKMKEAFQNIALQLKNVKKSVKKAEKYLEKKENGEMIAGSHQALEDIKKRIDEL from the exons atgggtttggctgtttttgagaatgataaaaatttgtCATTTAATGGGGTGGA CAAAATAGTGGACGACGTTTATAAGGACAACCTGAACTTCCTGCAAAAG AGCAAGAGCGAACTGGAGCGGAAAGAAACCGACCAATTCAGTTTCAGCATCGATAACCTGCTGATTCTGctggaagaggaggaacagCGGCGCCACGGCGAGAGGGATAAAATGAAGGAAGCCTTTCAAAACATAG CTTTGCAGCTAAAAAACGTGAAAAAATCAGTTAAGAAGGCGGAGAAATATCTTGAGAAAAAG GAAAACGGGGAGATGATTGCGGGCTCGCACCAGGCGCTGGAGGACATCAAAAAGCGCATCGATGAATTGTGA
- a CDS encoding RNA binding protein, putative (encoded by transcript PVX_113475A) yields the protein MSLNFSIANVVYVKNLSTDVTEKDIKEKFESCDEIIGVVFKNFPGKNQKYCQIEFKSSEGITKASRLNGELLLNVPMVVTVIEPISQNPPFADAASGSTETDKNLAISLDARAGALVNSAAAQSVQYQALQNILLQQQLLSEQKKGLVDFQNSLNEKNNKFDVFSKIIYMENVPANCSEDDIKALFKSVGTTTSYKLQYNEQKKMNTAFVEFTNEEHAKAALLLNGTKIGTNEIIIRDAYSLINERDNMKNNFSFYSNSTSVTSTKGDVSEPPPAKKQPVVNEKVEKVLALRDKLSQKLFAMYNSSAVIANNLVQANPQLIGATPEGVAGVAAVTGLGGVTGITGVTGITGITGITGITGITGVTNAANAANIAEQPKAVAESNNGSVGRPGEPNVNEAQEKAERKKKAKEEGENAGEGAEDKHAEGEATAGRDANDADETRDKGRKGKRSGSAKYSSSESSGSSRSSSRSSSSSRSSYRRHGTKTNSRRKRSHKKHSSTTRKRKKYDSRSRSSHRTRSSHRTRSNDSISSYESDRRSRYRERESKIRKMRKRGHSSSVSYSNSSHSARRRRKRSSSNKPWWVKESEKMQMRQRLKERQRREMAYRERYRR from the exons ATGAGTTTAAATTTCAGCATAGCCAATGTCGTTTATGTAAAGAACCTCTCCACCGATGTGACAGAGAAGGACatcaaagaaaaatttgaatcATGTGATGAGATAATCGGCGTCGTTTTTAAGAA CTTTCCCGGGAAGAACCAGAAGTACTGCCAAATCGAGTTCAAGAGCTCAGAGGGGATAACGAAAGCGTCTCGCCTCAATGGCGAGCTGCTGTTGAACGTCCCCATGGTTGTAACTGTCATCGAACCCATTTCACAGAACCCACCCTTTGCCGACGCGGCTAGCGGTAGCACTGAGACGGATAAAAATTTAGCCATTTCCCTAGATGCACGAGCCGGCGCCCTCGTGAACAGTGCCGCCGCGCAGAGCGTGCAGTACCAG GCCCTGCAGAACATCCTCCTCCAGCAGCAACTCCTTTCGGAGCAGAAGAAGGGACTCGTGGACTTCCAAAACTCGCTGAACGAAAAGAACAACAAATTTGACGTCTTCtccaaaattatttatatggaAAATGTCCCCGCAAAT TGCAGCGAAGATGATATAAAGGCCCTGTTCAAGAGCGTGGGAACCACCACCAGCTACAAGCTTCAGTATAacgagcagaaaaaaatgaacaccgCTTTTGTAGAATTTACAAACGAAGAACATGCCAAGGCTGCGTTGCTTTTGAATGGAACCAAAATAGGGACAAAcgaaataattataagagATGCATACAGCTTAATCAACGAGAGAGACAATAtgaagaataatttttcgttttatagCAACAGCACAAGTGTGACGAGCACCAAGGGGGACGTGAGTGAGCCTCCCCCAGCCAAGAAACAACCCGTGGTTAATGAGAAGGTAGAAAAGGTCCTCGCCTTGAGGGACAAGCTGAGTCAAAAGCTTTTTGCCATGTATAACTCGAGTGCCGTGATTGCGAATAACCTCGTGCAGGCGAATCCGCAGCTGATCGGGGCCACCCCAGAGGGGGTAGCGGGAGTAGCGGCGGTAACGGGATTAGGGGGAGTCACTGGCATTACTGGTGTCACTGGAATTACTGGCATTACTGGAATTACTGGCATTACTGGCATTACTGGCGTCACGaacgccgctaacgccgctaacatcGCCGAGCAACCCAAAGCGGTAGCGGAGAGTAACAACGGGTCGGTCGGTCGGCCCGGCGAGCCCAACGTGAATGAAGCGCAGGAGAAGgcggagaggaagaaaaaggccaAAGAGGAAGGAGAGAACGCCGGCGAGGGAGCGGAGGACAAACACGCGGAGGGAGAGGCAACCGCGGGGAGAGACGCAAACGACGCGGATGAAACACGTGACAAAGGGAGGAAAGGCAAAAGATCTGGGAGCGCGAAATACAGCAGCAGCGAATCGTCTGGCTCGTCTCGAAGCAGCTCCCGCTCATCCTCcagcagcaggagcagcTACAGGAGGCACGGAACCAAGACAAATTCCAGGCGAAAACGTAGCCATAAAAAGCACAGCAGCACCActcgaaaaaggaagaaatatgaTAGCCGCTCCAGGAGCTCCCATCGCACCAGGAGTTCCCACCGCACTAGGAGTAACGACTCGATAAGTTCTTATGAGTCTGATAGAAGAAGCAGGTACCGTGAGAGAGAAAGcaaaattaggaaaatgaggaagagaGGCCACAGCTCTTCCGTCAGCTATAGTAACTCGTCTCATTCTGCCAggcgaaggagaaaaaggtcCAGCAGCAACAAACCGTGGTGGGTTAAAGAGTCGGAGAAAATGCAGATGAGGCAGCGCTTGAAGGAGAGGCAGAGGCGTGAAATGGCCTACCGAGAGAGGTACAGACGGTAG
- a CDS encoding hypothetical protein, conserved (encoded by transcript PVX_113470A) gives MKLDNQGDDTKGSDVLWESLYNDFNEITKTNKRHCNYIENSLYNFCKGVSSPDNLSYNLKNRSNESLLFNHSKDVAGVALAGREENEGSRDSPNRGTTEGGSASWSNLAIQAYLNNEEEGEERFANKDNDAKSVINHPVLQDGQKNDPLRRRHSSFQVSKDCYDGQYVRNNLLDVDSEYLKNETYVSCNDVVNSEKTRHSEFQNNISGNALLREKRSASGENGGVADHLGGHLGNHSGVQFDAPFRNGSMFNLMKYNAALKGLGIDGGMGLRNGSSIGSSSHTHSNVNKGVSAFSLSDQQHYESAKSGRLQVTDPKGLFSKREDYTYLLSNKKMYDHLSVGERGHSGDLLGFSPLESGARSAVGSGARSGLGSGARSGLGSGRNVLFHNMNKYRHFPVKSDESLTCPSFSYRRSGLEGGLLGGKASMVDVGKLDGDDANDANGEYHYEERGSAQESRQKDQRASCNSLERLDQLLKSKCRHVSNSKLSELDFLFKKKKKASSEHLRKSFISCDNYKIDSVMSETFNRNTEMDKSESPPSEQMGEASHNQLISRSKRLIEISKKCLSGYSDVDHYDISELYARMDKSKRGTSVAGRSYSNVMDEEECGSVLSAQKLIGKESALGNSYGLAYNYTNGELEEVLCSYVGGKRGSSEEEDSKGRMAEGRTTEGRMAEGQIAEGRMAEGRMAEGQIAEGRMAEEQNSKSVSKLLEAYDKDKISDVSAPLVSKAQRGNPQVEAPRRDRKMNKKSNRGHSDDVVGGATRKGAHSSESLYSNSQPNEERHFGEHETVGRISRVGLSTPLCDGYDALGGTTEGKKKKKKKKSNLDSIADNAEKLLPPGGELKGNLEGSSPKAGFKMASIKFPGDEEEDDDSPFGGDAHKGATDKHEEELHGKVNNDVYSYEVEQEEDEVGGSNNIPHGEDPISESVERGSHPKGGDTNSVITNSSSARNVIKQAEFAKMYYNQKKEKVPYAEERKISDGQQKALEQCYDTINHANDVKRLFREKNFLQDLCEKRKVIIQKSKIENTKLNVEIKSLLSFNNNLSYALKEKEAEIKMLKKQKEELEINLMKRINNNGSTQYSLLSNFTSFPTLCKNERSTGVQSDSGTCHLLRNRSSCTVLNNIADANASVSSGGGNQAALIQSYEEKIQELLMQVKMYQTKNSDLQEQLRIFMNE, from the coding sequence atgaaattgGACAATCAAGGAGATGACACGAAGGGGAGTGACGTCCTGTGGGAGTCCCTTTATAACGACTTTAACGAAATTACAAAAACGAATAAGCGGCACTGTAACTATATCGAAAATAGCttgtataatttttgcaaaggagTGAGCTCACCAGATAACTTAAGttacaatttgaagaatagATCGAATGAGTCGCTCCTTTTTAACCACTCGAAGGACGTTGCAGGAGTGGCACTCGCTGGAAGAGAGGAGAATGAGGGGAGTAGAGATAGTCCCAATAGGGGAACAACAGAAGGAGGAAGTGCCAGCTGGAGTAACCTTGCCATCCAGGCATACTTAAATAacgaagaggaaggggaggaacGATTTGCCAACAAAGATAATGATGCGAAGAGTGTGATCAACCACCCGGTGCTACAGGATGGTCAGAAAAATGATCCCTTGAGGAGACGGCACTCGTCGTTCCAAGTGAGCAAAGACTGCTACGATGGGCAGTACGTGAGGAACAACTTACTGGACGTTGACAGCGAGTACTTGAAGAATGAAACGTACGTCAGCTGCAACGATGTTGTGAATAGCGAAAAGACCAGACACTCGGAGtttcaaaataatatcaGTGGCAATGCGCTTCTTCGAGAGAAGAGGAGCGCGAGCGGTGAAAATGGAGGGGTTGCCGACCACCTTGGTGGTCATTTGGGTAACCACTCGGGTGTCCAGTTTGACGCCCCCTTCCGTAACGGCAGCATGTTCAATCTGATGAAGTACAACGCTGCTTTGAAGGGGCTCGGAATCGATGGAGGCATGGGCCTACGCAACGGAAGCAGCATCGGCAGTAGCAGCCATACACATAGCAACGTAAACAAAGGAGTGAGTGCCTTCTCCCTTTCTGATCAGCAGCATTATGAGAGTGCCAAATCGGGAAGGTTGCAAGTGACCGACCCGAAGGGGCTGttttcaaaaagggaggatTATACCTACTTGCTGAGCAATAAGAAAATGTATGACCATTTGTCTGTGGGGGAGAGGGGGCACAGCGGTGACCTCCTggggttctccccccttgAGAGCGGCGCAAGGAGTGCTGTTGGAAGCGGAGCTAGAAGTGGCCTGGGAAGCGGCGCGAGAAGTGGCCTGGGGAGCGGAAGGAACGTCCTCTTCCACAACATGAACAAGTACAGGCACTTCCCCGTAAAGTCGGACGAAAGCCTGACGTGCCCGAGCTTCAGCTACCGGCGCAGCGGCCTGGAGGGAGGCCTCCTGGGCGGAAAGGCCTCCATGGTCGACGTGGGGAAGCTCGATGGGGATGACGCAAATGATGCGAATGGCGAGTATCACTACGAGGAACGGGGGAGCGCCCAGGAGAGCCGCCAGAAAGACCAGCGGGCGAGCTGCAACTCGTTGGAGAGATTGGACCAACTGCTAAAAAGCAAGTGTAGGCATGTGAGCAACAGCAAGCTGAGCGAACTggactttttatttaaaaaaaaaaaaaaagcaagcaGTGAGCACCTGAGGAAGTCCTTCATAAGTTGCGACAATTACAAAATTGACTCAGTGATGTCGGAGACGTTTAATAGAAACACCGAAATGGATAAGAGCGAGTCTCCTCCGTCCGAGCAGATGGGTGAGGCTAGCCACAACCAACTTATAAGCCGATCCAAGCGGCTAATTGAAATAAGCAAAAAGTGCCTCAGTGGGTACTCAGATGTTGATCATTACGATATAAGCGAGTTGTACGCTCGAATGGATAAGAGCAAACGGGGGACCAGCGTTGCTGGCAGAAGTTATAGCAATGTGATGGATGAGGAGGAGTGCGGGTCGGTTCTCTCTGCGCAGAAGCTAATTGGGAAGGAAAGCGCGCTTGGCAACAGTTACGGCCTTGCGTATAATTACACCAATGGGGAGCTGGAGGAGGTGCTGTGCAGCTACGTTGGGGGCAAGCGAGGGAGCagcgaggaggaggactcgAAGGGGCGAATGGCTGAGGGGCGAACGACTGAGGGGCGAATGGCTGAGGGGCAGATCGCTGAGGGGCGAATGGCTGAGGGGCGAATGGCTGAGGGGCAGATCGCTGAGGGGCGAATGGCTGAGGAGCAAAACAGCAAAAGTGTTAGTAAGCTCCTCGAAGCATACGACAAGGATAAAATTTCCGACGTCAGTGCACCCCTGGTGAGTAAGGCGCAGAGAGGTAACCCCCAAGTGGAGGCACCTCGCAGGGATAGGAAAATGAATAAGAAGAGCAACCGGGGGCACAGCGATGATGTGGTTGGAGGTGCCACTCGGAAAGGAGCCCACAGTAGCGAGTCCCTCTATAGCAACAGCCAACCGAATGAAGAGCGCCACTTTGGTGAACACGAGACGGTTGGAAGGATATCCCGTGTGGGGTTAAGTACCCCCCTTTGTGATGGTTACGACGCGCTGGGAGGAACaacagaagggaaaaaaaagaaaaagaagaaaaaaagcaatttaGATAGTATTGCAGATAACGCAGAGAAGTTATTACCCCCTGGTGGTGAGTTGAAAGGTAACCTGGAGGGCAGCAGTCCAAAGGCGGGattcaaaatggctagtaTAAAATTCCCCggggatgaagaggaggacgacgactCCCCTTTCGGTGGTGACGCCCACAAAGGTGCAACTGACAAGCACGAGGAGGAGCTCCACGGGAAGGTAAATAACGACGTGTACAGTTACGAGGtagagcaggaggaggacgaagtGGGAGGGAGTAATAATATACCCCATGGTGAGGACCCCATTAGTGAGAGCGTCGAGAGGGGATCCCATCCGAAGGGAGGAGACACCAACAGCGTAATCACGAACAGCTCCAGTGCGCGCAATGTCATTAAGCAAGCagaatttgcaaaaatgtactacaatcaaaagaaggagaaagtGCCGTACGCagaggaaaggaaaataagTGATGGCCAACAGAAGGCACTCGAGCAATGCTACGACACCATTAACCATGCCAATGATGTTAAGAGACTCTTTCGGGAAAAAAACTTCCTACAGGATTTATGTGAAAAGAGAAAGGTCATTATACAGAAGAGCAAAATAGAAAACACCAAGTTAAACGTGGAGATTAAGTCGCTACTCAGCTTTAATAACAATTTGAGCTACGCattgaaggagaaggaggccGAAATTAAAATGCtaaagaagcagaaggaagAGCTGGAAATCAATTTAATGAAGAGGATAAATAATAATGGCAGCACCCAGTATTCCCTCCTTAGCAACTTCACCTCTTTTCCTacgctttgcaaaaatgagagaTCTACTGGGGTGCAGAGTGATAGCGGCACGTGTCACCTGCTGCGCAACAGGAGCAGTTGCACCGTTTTGAATAACATCGCCGACGCTAACGCTAGTGTGAGCAGCGGCGGAGGCAATCAGGCCGCCCTCATCCAGAGCTACGAGGAGAAGATCCAGGAGCTCCTCATGCAGGTGAAGATGTACCAGACGAAGAACAGCGACTTGCAGGAGCAGCTGCGCATTTTTATGAACGAGTAG
- a CDS encoding ubiquitin-conjugating enzyme E2 I, putative (encoded by transcript PVX_113480A), which yields MTKNRLLIESREAKKQNDPDITLTHSDYNLYEWQAVIRGPKDSPYEGGRWKLNIKCKSTYPIDPPVITFVTKFFHPNVNFVTGELCMDILKANWSPAWTIQSLCRAILFLFTEPNADSPLNCDAGWFCGACG from the exons ATGACGAAAAATAGACTCCTAATAGAATCTCGCGAAGCCAAAAAGCAGAATGACCCAGACATAACACTCACCCACAG TGATTACAATCTGTACGAGTGGCAAGCAGTTATACGGGGCCCGAAGGACTCCCCCTACGAG GGCGGAAGGTGGAAGCTGAACATAAAGTGCAAGAGCACGTACCCGATAGACCCCCCGGTGATAACCTTCGTCACGAAGTTTTTCCATCCCAACGTAAATTTCGTAACAG gCGAACTCTGCATGGACATTTTGAAGGCCAACTGGAGCCCCGCATGGACCATTCAGTCCCTCTGTCGAGCGATTCTGTTTTTGTTCACCGAGCCCAACGCGGACAGTCCTCTCAATTGCGACGCAGGTTGGTTCTGCGGCGCGTGCGGATGA
- a CDS encoding hypothetical protein, conserved (encoded by transcript PVX_113485A), which yields MCASPGRRLHSNCKMSFEKKVTFFKNELRRRDEEDQARFKKAVKFQNNVCAMQDEFVKRKEVYKLREEIKNYKQKMAELQKENGCLKREVQLCHAEVKNLKEEIRVKDKRIIRLMAENDVADKLYREMYLTAHLQR from the coding sequence ATGTGCGCATCCCCCGGGCGACGCCTCCACTCCAATTGCAAAATGAGCTtcgaaaaaaaggtaacGTTTTTCAAAAACGAACTTCGACGGAGGGACGAGGAGGACCAGGCGAGGTTTAAGAAGGCAGTCAAATTTCAAAACAATGTTTGTGCCATGCAAGATGAATTCGTTAAGAGGAAAGAAGTGTATAAACTGcgggaggaaataaaaaattataaacagaAAATGGCAGAgctgcaaaaagaaaatggctgtttaaaaagggaagtacAGTTGTGCCATGCGGAGGTGAAAAACTTGAAGGAAGAAATCCGAGTGAAAGATAAGCGCATTATTCGCTTGATGGCGGAAAATGACGTAGCGGATAAATTGTACCGGGAGATGTACCTCACTGCGCACCTTCAAAGGTGA